The nucleotide window ACCCCCAGCGAGGACAGCTCCGTGACGGACGGGGCGCCGGGCCCCGCCATCACGTTGAGCGGGCCGTCCACGCCCTCGGCCAGGGCCTTGACGGTGACCGGGTCCACCACGCCGGGTACGAAGACGCCGTCGGCACCGGCGGCCAGGAATGCGGCCGCGCGCTCCAGGGTGGCGGACAGGCTTCCGGCGCCCCGCAGGTACGTGTCGACACGGGCGTTGACGAACAGCGGCACCCCGGCCGAGTCGGCGGCGGCGCGGGCCGCCGCGATCCGCGCGGCCTGCTCGGCGATCGGCCGCAGCGGCTCGCCGCTTTCCGGGGACGGGTGCGGCTCGTGGAGGGCGTCCTCGATGTTCACGCCCACGACGCCGGCCGCGAGTACCGCGCGGACCGTCTCACCGACACCCCCGGCGTCCCCGGCGTACCCGGTCTCGATGTCCGCGCTGACGGGTACGCGGACCGCGGCGGCGATCCGTGCGACAGCCGCGAGGGCCGTGTCCCGGTCGAGCCGGTCGCCGTCCGCGGCGCCGAGGTCCCAGGCGAGGCCCGCGCTGGTGGTCGCGACGGCGCGGGCACCCGCCGCCTCGACGAGCCGGGCACTCGCGGTGTCCCAGGCGTTGGCGAGGACAAGGGGCCGTCCGGCGACGTGCAGCGCGCGGAACTCCAGGGCCTGCTCGAGAAGTCTGCTCATGCGCAGGAGCCAACCACCGGGCAGGGCTGCCCGCTGGCAGGAATCCGACACGTGCGTGGACACCGGACGGACCCCGCCGGACCCGGCGCCCCTTCCGGTGGGCCGCGCCGCTCAGTGCCCCGGCACCCCGGGGGGCGCCGTCCCGGCCACCGCCGAGAGGATGTCCTGGACCGCCTGCTTCAGCATCGGCGTCGTCGTCCCGCCGCGTTCGGCCAGGGCCGCGGTCCGGGCCTCGTACTGCCGGAACTCCCTGCCCGGCACCAGCGTGCGCACCTCGGCCGCGGCCGCCAGGGCGACGAGCGCCGCGTCCCGCGGGGACACCTCGTCGACCGGTACCGGTCCTTCCAGCACCAGGCGTGCCTCCTCGCGCAGCTTGTCCACCACGGCGACCCGGTCGATCTCGTACTCCACGGACGGGAAGACACCGAGCACGCGCGTCTTCTCGGCGCGCAGATAGCCGTCCGCGGCGAGCTGCGCCTCCACCGCGTCCAGCGTGATGCGGGCCCGCAGGCTCACCCAGGTCTTCCACTTGTGCGGGAGGGACTCCTCGACGAGTTCCAGGAGGCCGTCGAGGACCGGGTCCCCGGTGCGGCCGTCGGGGTCGGTGGGCACGGCGACGCCGTCCGCGTCGGCCAGCAGCCCGCGCTGCGCCAGCTCGGTGAGGGCACCGGCGCGGACCAGGTGCGGAACCTGGGAAGCACCGGTGACCTTGCCTTTCGTGGTGTCCCAGGCCAGCAGGTAGAGACGGGCGGGCAGCGAGAGCGGGCCGTTGGGCACGGAGTCTCCTTCAGGTGGTCGGGGATGGGAGCCGGACCGGGGTCGAGGCCGAGGTCAAAAGTGGGGTGGGGTCATTTAATTCGTTGACAGTGGTTCGGCCCCCTCCTACCGTGTTGATCGCCCTGTTGTCGCCGAATGGAGAAGGACGTTGCTCGTCTGAGGTCACGAGACACCGCGTCACCCACGTCCCGTGTGTGCGCAGCGTGCGACCTCGGCTCCGAGCCGTCCGGCGGAACAGGGCTTCTCCCGTGCCCCGCACTCCGCGGATGTCCCGAAGGGTTCCGTCCTTCCGGCCGTCGCCGCCTTCCGGTGTCTCGATACGTGTCGCCCTGACCGCATCCAGCATCGCGAGGCCTGTATGTCTCATGCCCCCACTTCCCTCACCTGCACCTCCCTCTCCTTCTCCTGGCCCGACGGCACCCTCGTGTTCGAGGACCTCCAGGTCGCCTTCGGCCCCGGCAGGACCGGGCTCGTCGGCGTCAACGGCTCGGGCAAGTCGACCCTGCTGAAGCTCATCGCGGGGGAACTCACCCCCTCCGAGGGCACCGTCCGCGTCACGGGCGAGGTCGGCCGGCTGCCGCAGAACGTCACCCTCGACACCGCGCTCCGCGTCGACGAGGTCCTGGACATCGCCGCGAAGCGGGCCGCGCTGCACGCCATCGAGGCGGGCGACGTGTCCGGGTCGCACTTCGACGTCGTGGGCGACGACTGGGACGTCGAGGAGCGTGCCGTGGCGACGCTCGGCGAACTCGGCCTCGGTCACATCGGCCTCGACCGCACCATCGGCGAGGTCTCGGGCGGCGAGTCGGTCCTGCTGCGCCTGGCCGCGCTGCTGCTGCGCCGGCCCGACGTGCTCCTGCTGGACGAGCCCACCAACAACCTCGACCTGTACGCGCGCCGGCGGCTGTACGCGGCCGTCGAGGCCTATTCCGGCATTCTGGTCGTGGTCAGCCACGACCGCGAACTCCTCGACCTGGTCGACCAGATCGCCGACCTGCGTTCCGGTGGGATCACCTGGTACGGCGGCAACCACTCGGCCTACGAGGAGGCCCTGGCCACCGAGCAGGAGGCAGCCGAGCGCATGGTGCGGGTCGCCGGGTCCGACCTGAAGAAGCAGAAGCGCGAACTGGCCGACGCGCAGGTCAAGCTGGCCCGGCGCAAGCGGTACGGGCAGAAGATGTTCGAGCAGAAACGCGAGCCGAAGATCGTGATGGGGGCGCGCAGACGCGCGGCCCAGGAGTCCGCGGGCAAGCACCGCATCATGCACGAGGAGCGGCTCGCCGAGGCGAAGGGACGGCTCGACGACGCGGTGGAGGCCGTGCGGGACGACGACGAGATCCGCGTCGACCTGCCGTACACGGCCGTGCCGCCGGGACGTACCGTCCTCACGCTGCTGGACCTGGAACTGGCGTACGGGGCGCGCGCGGGCTCCTTCGACCTGCGCGGGCCCGAGCGGATCGCGGTGGTCGGCCGCAACGGCGCGGGCAAGACCACGCTGCTGCGGACCATCGCCGGGGAGCTGGAACCCGTCGCGGGGGAAGCGCGGGCCCATGTGCCGATGCGCTTCCTGCCCCAGCGGCTGGACGTCCTCGACGACGAGCTGACGGTCGCCGAGAACGTGGCCCGGTTCTCGCCGGGTGCCACCAACAACCGGGTCCGGGCGCGGCTGGCCCGCTTCCTGTTCCGGGGCGCCCGGGCCGACCAGCGGGCGGCGACGCTCTCCGGGGGCGAGCGGTTCCGGGCGGCCCTGGCCGCGCTGATGCTCGCCGAGCCCGCGCCGCAGCTCCTGATGCTCGACGAGCCGACCAACAACCTCGACATGGCGAGCGTGCGCCAGCTCACCACGGCCCTGGAGTCGTACGAGGGGGCGCTGATCGTGGCCAGCCACGACATGCCGTTCCTGGAGTCGATCGGGATCACGCGGTGGCTGCTGCTGGAGGAGGGGGAGCTGAAGGGGACGACGCCGGAAGCGCTGGGGTACCCCGGGTAGCCGTCGGTCGCCCGGGCAGCCGCTGCCGGGTCACCCGGGCCGCCGCCGTCGGCCGCCCGGGTGTCCGCCGGTCGTTCCGGCAGCCGTCGGCCGTTCGCAGGGTGCGGGCGGGCGGGGCCCGGGCCGCGGCGTGCCGAGGGGGCTGTTGCCAGGTCGGTGGGGGCTGCATGATGTGCGAGGACACACCCTGCCGAGACGGAGATCCGCACGTGCCCAGCCAGAAAGCCCTCGTTCGCCGTCCCAGCCCCCGCCTCGCCGAAGGTCTCGTCACGCACCTCGAGCGCACGCCGGTCGACCTCGCTCTGGCGGTCGACCAGTGGGAGGCGTACGTGGAAGCCCTGCGTACGCACGGCTGGGAGACCCTGGAGGTGGAGCCCGCCGACGACTGCGCGGACTCCGTGTTCGTCGAGGACGCGGTGGTCGTCTTCCGCAACGTGGCGCTGATCGGCCGCCCGGGCGCGGAGTCCCGGCGCGCCGAGACCGCCGGCGTCGAGGAGGCGGTGGCGCGCCTCGGCTGCTCGGTGAACTGGGTGTGGGAGCCGGGCACCCTGGAGGGCGGCGACGTCCTGAAGGTCGGCGACACGATCTACGTGGGTCTCGGCGGGCGCACCAACGGAGCCGGTATCCAGCAGTTGCGGGCCACGTTCGAGCCGCTCGGCGCCCGGGTCGTCGCCGTACCGGTGAGCCGGGTGCTGCACCTGAAGTCGGCCGTCA belongs to Streptomyces sp. V3I8 and includes:
- a CDS encoding ABC-F family ATP-binding cassette domain-containing protein is translated as MSHAPTSLTCTSLSFSWPDGTLVFEDLQVAFGPGRTGLVGVNGSGKSTLLKLIAGELTPSEGTVRVTGEVGRLPQNVTLDTALRVDEVLDIAAKRAALHAIEAGDVSGSHFDVVGDDWDVEERAVATLGELGLGHIGLDRTIGEVSGGESVLLRLAALLLRRPDVLLLDEPTNNLDLYARRRLYAAVEAYSGILVVVSHDRELLDLVDQIADLRSGGITWYGGNHSAYEEALATEQEAAERMVRVAGSDLKKQKRELADAQVKLARRKRYGQKMFEQKREPKIVMGARRRAAQESAGKHRIMHEERLAEAKGRLDDAVEAVRDDDEIRVDLPYTAVPPGRTVLTLLDLELAYGARAGSFDLRGPERIAVVGRNGAGKTTLLRTIAGELEPVAGEARAHVPMRFLPQRLDVLDDELTVAENVARFSPGATNNRVRARLARFLFRGARADQRAATLSGGERFRAALAALMLAEPAPQLLMLDEPTNNLDMASVRQLTTALESYEGALIVASHDMPFLESIGITRWLLLEEGELKGTTPEALGYPG
- a CDS encoding isocitrate lyase/phosphoenolpyruvate mutase family protein, which produces MSRLLEQALEFRALHVAGRPLVLANAWDTASARLVEAAGARAVATTSAGLAWDLGAADGDRLDRDTALAAVARIAAAVRVPVSADIETGYAGDAGGVGETVRAVLAAGVVGVNIEDALHEPHPSPESGEPLRPIAEQAARIAAARAAADSAGVPLFVNARVDTYLRGAGSLSATLERAAAFLAAGADGVFVPGVVDPVTVKALAEGVDGPLNVMAGPGAPSVTELSSLGVARISVGSGIAQAAHALVRRATRELLDTGTYGALADGLDHGELNALLGGAG
- the ddaH gene encoding dimethylargininase; its protein translation is MPSQKALVRRPSPRLAEGLVTHLERTPVDLALAVDQWEAYVEALRTHGWETLEVEPADDCADSVFVEDAVVVFRNVALIGRPGAESRRAETAGVEEAVARLGCSVNWVWEPGTLEGGDVLKVGDTIYVGLGGRTNGAGIQQLRATFEPLGARVVAVPVSRVLHLKSAVTALPDGTIVGHEPLVDTPSLFPRFLAVPEEAGSHVVLLGGGRLLMAASAPKTAELYAGLGLEPVLVDISEFEKLEGCVTCLSVRLRDLYV
- a CDS encoding GPP34 family phosphoprotein; this translates as MPNGPLSLPARLYLLAWDTTKGKVTGASQVPHLVRAGALTELAQRGLLADADGVAVPTDPDGRTGDPVLDGLLELVEESLPHKWKTWVSLRARITLDAVEAQLAADGYLRAEKTRVLGVFPSVEYEIDRVAVVDKLREEARLVLEGPVPVDEVSPRDAALVALAAAAEVRTLVPGREFRQYEARTAALAERGGTTTPMLKQAVQDILSAVAGTAPPGVPGH